One Campylobacter helveticus DNA window includes the following coding sequences:
- a CDS encoding 3'-5' exonuclease, with protein sequence MKLSKEQELILEKASGLKQKEILKINACAGSGKTTMLRHIALANPTSSFLYLAFNKAIAQKSAKVFPKNVEVKTLHALAYAFAKKHLGSFKLISNLKIFDIAHLFKDNRAEYLNAVLKEYKNFLKSDKNGTPYKEVATLYEAMLNNEMPITHDFYLKHYSLANQKDELNQYDYILLDEAQDSNSVMLSIFLNNTCKKILVGDTFQNIYGFNQTINALEKVKADFSLNLSTNYRSTQEILDYADSFLDAYSTKERVKMHSHLNEEAKIESTAFITRTNAGLIELINMLLEEKEDLESFALLKEPDSIFRLLFDIFSFRANRFEFISKENAFLKNFDSMFELRSYASYDAELSLALNLSEKNYDFKALKKLALKLYKNDKANIFLINTHLSKGLEWDKVILYNDFVKLRDLKAKIKEEKDREERAKKEFELEQELNLFYVAITRARFYLEDGSGN encoded by the coding sequence GTGAAACTAAGCAAAGAGCAAGAGCTTATCCTTGAAAAAGCAAGTGGTTTAAAGCAAAAGGAAATTCTTAAAATCAATGCTTGTGCGGGCAGTGGAAAAACCACTATGCTAAGACACATTGCTCTAGCAAATCCCACAAGCTCTTTTTTATATCTAGCCTTTAATAAAGCCATAGCACAAAAGAGTGCAAAAGTTTTTCCTAAAAATGTAGAGGTAAAAACCCTACACGCTCTAGCTTATGCTTTTGCTAAAAAGCATTTAGGCTCTTTTAAACTCATTTCAAATTTAAAAATCTTTGATATAGCCCATCTTTTTAAAGATAATAGGGCTGAGTATTTAAATGCCGTGCTAAAAGAATATAAAAACTTTTTAAAAAGTGATAAAAACGGCACTCCCTATAAAGAAGTCGCTACTCTTTATGAAGCTATGCTAAATAATGAAATGCCTATCACTCACGATTTTTATTTAAAGCATTATTCTTTAGCAAATCAAAAAGATGAGCTTAATCAGTATGATTATATACTACTTGATGAAGCACAAGATAGCAACAGCGTAATGCTTTCTATCTTTTTAAATAATACTTGCAAAAAAATCTTAGTCGGCGATACCTTTCAAAACATCTATGGCTTTAATCAAACCATCAATGCTTTGGAAAAAGTAAAAGCAGACTTTAGCTTAAATTTAAGCACAAATTATAGAAGCACACAAGAGATATTAGATTATGCAGATAGCTTTTTAGATGCTTATTCTACTAAAGAAAGAGTAAAAATGCACTCACATCTTAATGAAGAAGCTAAGATAGAAAGCACAGCCTTTATTACTAGAACTAATGCAGGATTAATTGAGCTTATAAATATGCTTTTGGAAGAAAAAGAAGATTTAGAAAGCTTTGCTCTTTTAAAAGAACCTGATAGTATTTTTAGATTGCTTTTTGATATATTTTCTTTTAGGGCAAATCGCTTTGAGTTTATCTCTAAAGAAAATGCTTTTTTAAAAAACTTTGATTCAATGTTTGAATTAAGAAGCTATGCAAGTTACGATGCAGAACTTAGTTTAGCTTTAAATTTGAGTGAGAAAAATTATGATTTTAAAGCTTTAAAAAAACTCGCTTTAAAGCTTTATAAAAACGATAAGGCGAATATTTTTTTAATTAATACTCATCTTTCTAAAGGGCTTGAGTGGGATAAAGTGATACTTTATAATGACTTTGTAAAGCTAAGGGATTTAAAGGCTAAAATAAAAGAAGAAAAAGATAGGGAAGAAAGGGCAAAAAAAGAATTCGAGCTAGAGCAAGAACTTAATCTTTTTTATGTGGCTATCACTAGGGCTAGATTTTATTTAGAAGATGGAAGTGGGAATTAA
- a CDS encoding Fic family protein has translation MNSYEQFQQQIQKTRQALKNNKMELEYDEYKLNKAINQNNIEIGIGLNEVDNLKPSKYFYEAVKESESYAELEEKITKHYEDKNEETKREKECDLVSTHIALMIEEEGFSLSPIHLKTIHKKLFNGVFPQEMEKFVGNFRKVNISKDEDIFNNKASVIYGDYSELDELLSYDFMQEKKKQYASLSDEEKALNIARFISNIWQIHPFREGNTRTIAVFTIKYLNTMGFNINNDLFKQHSKYFRNALVLANYSNIQKGIDEDFSYLESFFKKLLNQSEELKPMPKCLPCFLNKQDDVIVNKLKKK, from the coding sequence ATGAATTCATATGAACAATTTCAACAACAAATACAAAAAACAAGACAAGCTTTAAAGAATAATAAAATGGAATTAGAATATGATGAATACAAGCTTAATAAAGCAATCAATCAAAATAATATTGAAATAGGAATAGGTCTCAATGAAGTTGATAATTTAAAGCCATCAAAATATTTTTATGAAGCAGTAAAAGAAAGTGAGAGTTACGCAGAATTAGAAGAAAAAATAACAAAGCATTACGAGGATAAAAATGAGGAAACAAAAAGGGAGAAAGAGTGCGATTTAGTCTCTACTCATATTGCCTTAATGATTGAAGAAGAGGGTTTTTCTTTATCTCCTATACACTTAAAAACAATACATAAAAAATTATTTAATGGCGTATTTCCACAAGAAATGGAAAAATTTGTAGGTAATTTTAGAAAGGTTAATATTTCAAAAGATGAAGACATTTTTAATAATAAAGCTTCCGTAATCTATGGCGATTATAGTGAGCTTGATGAGCTTTTAAGCTATGATTTTATGCAAGAAAAGAAAAAGCAATATGCGAGTTTAAGCGATGAAGAAAAGGCTTTAAATATAGCAAGATTTATCTCAAATATTTGGCAAATTCATCCTTTTAGAGAGGGTAATACCAGAACTATAGCTGTTTTTACCATAAAATACTTAAATACTATGGGATTTAATATTAACAATGATTTATTTAAACAACATTCAAAATATTTTAGAAATGCTTTAGTTTTAGCTAATTATTCTAATATTCAAAAAGGTATTGATGAGGATTTTTCTTATTTGGAAAGTTTTTTTAAGAAATTACTTAATCAAAGTGAAGAATTAAAACCTATGCCTAAATGCTTACCTTGTTTCTTAAATAAACAAGATGATGTAATTGTCAATAAATTAAAGAAAAAATGA
- a CDS encoding YopX family protein yields the protein MRLIDLKFRIWDNDNELFVYGNMAENELLKNYDRLTQIELHTGFDDKNRKSIYEGDIIKYCEANYCVKYYCNSWQLVKIENDFIVENMLDFYFHQCYLDNRDYCEGYERLEALEIIGNIHENEKLLNAEQDATNTYASRIRKR from the coding sequence ATGAGACTAATAGACCTTAAATTTAGAATTTGGGACAATGATAATGAACTATTTGTTTATGGTAATATGGCAGAAAATGAGCTTTTAAAAAACTACGATAGATTAACACAAATAGAATTACACACAGGCTTTGATGACAAAAATCGTAAAAGCATTTATGAGGGCGATATTATTAAATATTGCGAGGCTAATTATTGCGTTAAATATTATTGTAATTCTTGGCAATTAGTGAAAATAGAAAATGATTTTATAGTAGAGAATATGCTCGATTTTTATTTTCATCAATGTTACTTAGATAATAGAGACTATTGTGAGGGATATGAAAGGCTTGAGGCTTTAGAAATTATCGGTAATATCCACGAAAATGAAAAACTATTAAATGCGGAGCAAGATGCTACAAATACTTACGCTAGTAGAATTAGGAAAAGATGA